From Bicyclus anynana chromosome 11, ilBicAnyn1.1, whole genome shotgun sequence:
atttacatttcaaatattGAAACACACGATTGCGAGAAACTTGTAACTTCGTACACATCGTTATAAATAAAGTCCTGTCACACACTTTGTAAGTACAAGTCGTAAAAATTGTGTGAAAGGACTTAAATGACGAAGCCGTAATATTCCAGACGTTAGTCTCGATTAGAACCAGTTTACAAAATCTTAGGTCACGCTTTAATTTAATCATACAAAAACATTTCAATGTATTTAATCCAAGCGATATGTTGTAACCGTCTCTGAGACTATAATTTTTGGCCGTACGCTACACTGGTTGGCGATGAAATCTGTAGATTCTACTGACTGCTAATTTATCGAAATATGATCGTGGTTTCACATCCCTAAGCGTCCTGCAGACTTGATGATAAACTTGATCGTAAGTGGATGGCGTTAAAATAGCGTGAATGTATTACGTGCGTGGGTAGACGCACTTTATAGGGCAGAGGCCACACTATCATACAACGCTAATGAAGGTATATAAGGTGCAAAATAGTACGCAGTCCCACTTCATCCAGCTTAGCTCGTTCCCACATAAACGTCATGGGGACTTTTATAGTCCCAATGAGCCACAGATTATTGCGATATTTTTGGTTTTAggacattgacctcttataatataaggacgcacaatcatgtaggaaatttcacttaaatactggccaattttgctttgacagttttagaattattgttaaagaaaattattccgaaaagcctttaaatatagtccaattttcaataaaatcctaaattcagagcaaattcaaccttaaggatcgagtttaaggttgaattagcaaatgcgactactttatttgagtgccaagaagttgtggcactcattgagtggagacgtttttttggtcgctgtttgtgcatccactttttaatagagaTCGGTGATTTAGGTAGATAATTCCTCTCATTTCTACGAAACCgtatataaagtatatttttgtgCCCCCTTTATGATATTTAATCCGGGATTTTGGCCCATGAGAGTATGTAGAGACTTTCAGGATCCAATGTGAATAACTTTAGTAATGTTCGCGCTCCAACATAGCGCACGGCGCTCGGGTCTCTGCTCTACTAGAGTACAATATAACTATGTATTATTTGGCCGTCgccctaataaataaatatatatataatatatctcgtTATCAAGTAAAAGGCGGCTGTGGTTGTATTGCTTCCGGTTACATGCACGTTGCTTGCTACACTTAAAATAATGTCCAATACAATTTGAAAACACTACTTACGTCTAAGGGCCCCTTCACACTGGCGTTTCGACGACAGCGTGCGCAGAAAAAGCGCTAGTGTGAAGCGGCTATAAGATTTATTAATCCTAAAATCAATTTGTTATCACTATTACTATACATTATATATGCCGATACgtaaacagaaaaagaaaaaccttttgtttaaattctcaaaatatatattataatataaatattttatttgttattattatttttattttgttttttttttttgttttgttttgtttttagttgtagaaaattagaaaaaaaatctataaaatgcGTTAGTTTATAAAGATagctatgtattttttattaataatattaatacgagtatattttttcctttaatagattctttttaataaaaacgaacatataaaatatattattaaccaaaataaaaatgtatcgaTAAATCGGGCGAAAGAAAATATGTATGACAGTTCGTAATTAAAACTGTCAAAATggattaattgtaaattaaaatcgaTTTGCATAACATAATAGCGTATTTAGACTCCTTAGAGTCTTTTAACTTGATTTGATTACAATTACAGTAAAAAACAATGATTTTTCTATTAAGCTTACTTACGTAAGCATCaacattgtaaaaataaaatttaaagtacaCAAAGCATCctcattgaaaattatttttgatgtatGTGTAAATTTATAGCCCTTTTACTTATTATCAGTCTATGggtcaatttaaaaatgaaagcgTCAGGggtaatttttttctaaataacaaATACGAAATCGTAAAAACCTTTGTCAAAAATTTGTTAGATATACAAAATAAGCAGTTTGGGTTACGAAAATGCGATTATTCCCATATTGTTCTAAAAACCACAGTTTAGTAACCATCCAGTTGTGTCAACAACAACGCAGGTAAGTGTGAACTTCAGATGCAACTCGACAATGGTTCCAGCCACATGCCgcatttacaataaataattatttattttaattttagtgccATAATAAAAATGGGGCttccttttaataaataattttcgaagaCACCAGGAAATTTATTATCAGGATTTGGACTTAACGACAGGTATATGTTATATAATCTTGGAATACACTTGAATCTGTTTGATCAAGGACACATTTGTGATATCTGTAACCACTAACAGAATTTAACTATGTTGTGCATCAATAAATGTACACTATTTGCCATAAAAATCATTGCGCGAGCATTATGTCCGCAAATATAATAACTGATCTACCTGCAGAATTTAACTGTTACCACAAACTGCTTCCATCTAATCCTTAACGGTAATTAATAATCCTCGACTTAGGAATCAACTGTATGATTACTAAACtatgttagaataaaaaaaaatgtgtaaaccTACAAAGAATATAACTAGGAATGTAACAAAAAATGCGCTGTAAGGTGTAAAAAACTTTCTGCGTTCATCTATAAATTTTTAAGATCTATCTATGTCGATCTACGATAACTTCAAGTGAACTGCTAATTCCTATTAACATCATTTTTTAAACAAGAAACACTATTACTTCCGCATTAAGACGATAGAAAATGGATAAGTTTTTAATAGACTGTCAAAAATAGGGTCTAATTTTAGAAATATCTATAATTAAGACATAGACAAgacatttctttgtttttttttttaaatataattgagACAATTTAGACTTCCCGCAGTACTTCATTAAACGTTGAATTTGCGATTAGAATATAGTTAGGCAACATTGATCAAATATTTGGTCCTTAAAGTCTATTTGAAGCCAGTCTATTGTGCTGTCCAAACTGAAGCGAATCTACACTTACTCCTTATGTatgtatgattattatttagaaatgtaaaaaaGTAACAATCAACAAGTCCAGGTTAATGCTtgattatcattaataataataataaatagtcacatttatataggttatatattatatacaggatgttttgttttttagagGTATAGAAACCTTAAACTGAtggtgtttttaaaataaaggttttttttttctaagattatttttttcaaaattaatcaagattttttttcaaaattaatctaATCTAAAATTTTAGTGTACTAGtcattttattcattcaatGTCATGGACCAACTACTTTTAGGTAAGTTTTATGCATCCGCTCTACTTTCTATGATAAGGAATAAATGGCGAACAGTAATTATTAGAAGGTACCACATACACATATATAAAACTTctccaataaaaataaacctcaaaaaatattcactagtaataatattttaagaattttaagcattaaaaaggtttttagtTTAAGGTTTCCTAATATGGACCCAAATTAAATACAACATCCTGTATAGCTATTATATGAACTATCATAAGTATGTATAAACTTTTATGATCATGCAAAACTTTGAATATAAAACTATGGGTGTGTTTCGACCTAGTGGAGTAAAGCAGTGTGAGTGTCACCAATCAGGTTGTATCACGTCATCAATCGAGCTTCTGATTGGTCGATCCTGCAGATATTCTCCACTACAGGGGTAACACACCCTAACACTACTATTTTGAATACATTTTAAGGTCTGTGTTTTACTAATCACTAATATTGCTTCAATTCTTTCATCAACACTTGCTTGTTTAAAGTTAATTGATTTTCgaaaatatattgttatttttgtagatTATCATTAGCACATCCATCAATGCCGATATTATATCACAATTTGTTcactttacaattatttaaattttacgttAATGCAGACatgattaaaactttttattaatcaattacATATAATATGGTTTCTGGTAAATTGGATTAACTATATTTTCGTTTATATAGAACAAATTGtcattgtatatttaaataggAAAGTAAACGCTTTCGACAACGTTTGCGTATATATTGGTGGTTTGCATATAGTAGAGACGTTAGTTTGCGTATAGTATAGACGTTAGTAGAGTGATAACTATTAAACGACTATTCCCTATAAATCTTCTAAATtctattttagttttagatGCTGATAAAAGAACTGTCATCAACAATGAGTAtcattttaaatgtattatataaaatttcaaatgatTATGTAAAAGTTTTGACATaacactttttattatttataagtatcccaaaattataatattcttcAGCAATATTTAACTAATTTGAACTATTGGTTGAAAATAACCAAAAATGTGATTGTCTTGTTAAAATTACttctcttttttaaatatgtaattttatgttaagttattattataaataaaaaaatatataaaaacaatgtcTGAGTATAGTTCCGATTAATTGAAATTAGTTCctcaaatatataaattaagttttaataatttattgagcTGCTGAATTTCTATTTGGGtttgataaaattttgtttttagatCTCTTAAGTGGTTATACTAGTATTCAAAAGCAAGTCCACTACTCTGCAGtcctaaataaaaattatttagcaTCAAAAGCATAGTTAAATTTGATTGGTTTAAAAACTACGATGTAATCATGctctacataattattagaatatgcattcatataagaaaaatatttagttatttctatattttaatagacaaatataaaaacgtacgcatctgtatttaattaaacatttttttttcatggaatAGTTCCTCAGTTggctttaaatataaaaaggtcGGTCTTCACAATATTAACATCGTTAAAAAGGTTTTGCAGCTCTGCCTGGTCAAATAGTGTATATAAACAACTTTTAATGCTCTCGGTTACACATTATCCGCCAttctattgttaaaatatactatagagtagaaaaaagttaataatttattaatagattCTATTCGTTTTATccattgattaattattatttgaatcatTTCCGTCATTAAAACTTCTTGTGGATACATCCACGCGATGCAAGGTGAAGTACTCACACAGGTGTACGGTGTACTGGTGCAGTAGAGAGCTAGTGGTGGTGCGGCTTGGCGGGCAGCGTGGCCTGGCAGTAGGGGCACTCGCTGGCCGTGGCGGCGCACGCGTCGCACAGCACGTAGTGGTTGCACGGCGCCAGCGTCACGCTGCGCGGCTGCTCCTCGCACACCATGCACTTGGTGGCCGTCTCCAGGTACAGCACCTTCTCGATCTCCTCCAGCTCGGCGCGCGCCGACGTCTGCAGCGCCTTGAGCGCGGCCAGCGGCAGCCCGCGCAGCTCGCGGCGgggcgcgcgcgccgcctccAGCTCGCGCTTCAGCTGCATGGCGTGCGCCAGCGCCTCGTCGCGCTGCCGCTCCGCCAGCGCCGCCGACCGCGCCGCCTCGTCCGACTCGCGCTGCCACGCCTCGCACGCCGAGCGCGCCTGCGCGATGCGCTCGTCCCAGCGCGCGGCCGCCAGCCGCGCCGCCGCCACCTCCTCGCGCAGGCGCGCCAactcgccgcccgcgcccggcgACGCGCCGAACTCGAACCCGCCGCCGCCGAAGCTGCCGTAGCGGAACAGCGGCGGCAGCGGCGAGCCGGGCGGCGGGCTGAAGCCGCGCACGCGCGCCGGGATGGCCACGGGCGCGGACGCCGCCGGCGCCGGCTCGGGCTCGGCCAGCTCGCGGTCCAGCGCCGCCACCAGGTGCAGCGGGTCGTCCAGCGCGCCGTCGTCCAGCGCGTTGCCCACCACCTCGTGCAGCACGGCGGCGTCGAagggcgcgcgcggcggccaggcggcggcgggcgcgcggccGCTGGAGCCGCCCGAGGACGTGCTGGCGCACTCGGAGCCGTCGCCCGAGCCGTTGGCGGGCGCCAGCAGCTCGGCCAGCTCGGCGCGCTCGGCCGGCTCGGGCTCCACGTGCGCGAAGGCGCAGAACAGGCCGCGCGGGCAGTAGCCGGCCTGCTGCACGTCGTTGCACTTGGTGCTCTTGTAGATCTCGGGGTGGAACTGCTGCTCGGTGCGCGTGTGGCAGTAGCCGCAGCCGTCGCCCGCCTCGCAGTTGCTGGGCTCGCCCCACTCCTCGCCGTGCTTCACGTTGGGGCACGGCGTGCTGCGGTACTTGTACTTGCGCGGCGAGCGCCGCTTGTCCTTGCTGTTGTGGTACTGCGGGCACGCGTAGCCCTGCCGGCACAGCCGGGGCGGTCTTTTGCACGGCTCCGTTTTGTACGATGATAACACGTAATTTGTATCTGAAAACAACATATACATTCGTCATCGACCATCAGTCAGGCATGAGGCAGAAGGTGTTGCAAGAACATTGCGGTCCAACGCACCTTGCCACTTGGGGTCCTCGTTCATCAAATTCCTTTCCCTATCCAGCGCGTTGGGCGCCGCCACGTCCCCGTCGGCGCCGTCCGCGCCGTCCAGCGCCTGCAGCTCGCGCACGTCCAGCACGGGCGGGCGCAGGTCGGGCGCGCCGTGCGCGAAGGCGCAATGCGCACCGTTCTTGGTGCAGAGGCCGCGCGCGTCCGTATCGTGCACGCACATGCACGTCTTGTAGTAGCGCAGGTGATAGCGCCGCTCCGTGTCGCCGGCCGTGCGGTGCAGGTACGGACATCTGGACGTGAGCGAGCGATCAACAAACAGAACAACACTTTCTACGTAGAAGGTGTATATCGTAATGGCTCAGTAAACcaacaacaatatattatactctaACACTTAATTTTAGAGTGCAATTTACATGAATAAGTTTAATaatgtatacttatattaaaactgaaaaaggtaaaattctgtacattgaagatattttgaaaattttaatttaattttgaaaatggaGTACTAATGCAGTGGCAACGGGTgtggcacatagtttgaagaagTTTAAACTTtgcccacgtggaattcagtatttc
This genomic window contains:
- the LOC112056553 gene encoding RING finger protein unkempt isoform X1 — protein: MPSESKPLLTAQTEKPNHYNPVASFCRYLKEFRVEQCPSFLQHKCTQHRPFTCFHWHFNNQRRRRPVRKRDGTFNYSADNYCTKYNETSGICEDGDECPYLHRTAGDTERRYHLRYYKTCMCVHDTDARGLCTKNGAHCAFAHGAPDLRPPVLDVRELQALDGADGADGDVAAPNALDRERNLMNEDPKWQDTNYVLSSYKTEPCKRPPRLCRQGYACPQYHNSKDKRRSPRKYKYRSTPCPNVKHGEEWGEPSNCEAGDGCGYCHTRTEQQFHPEIYKSTKCNDVQQAGYCPRGLFCAFAHVEPEPAERAELAELLAPANGSGDGSECASTSSGGSSGRAPAAAWPPRAPFDAAVLHEVVGNALDDGALDDPLHLVAALDRELAEPEPAPAASAPVAIPARVRGFSPPPGSPLPPLFRYGSFGGGGFEFGASPGAGGELARLREEVAAARLAAARWDERIAQARSACEAWQRESDEAARSAALAERQRDEALAHAMQLKRELEAARAPRRELRGLPLAALKALQTSARAELEEIEKVLYLETATKCMVCEEQPRSVTLAPCNHYVLCDACAATASECPYCQATLPAKPHHH
- the LOC112056553 gene encoding RING finger protein unkempt isoform X2; the protein is MPSESKPLLTAQTEKPNHYKYLKEFRVEQCPSFLQHKCTQHRPFTCFHWHFNNQRRRRPVRKRDGTFNYSADNYCTKYNETSGICEDGDECPYLHRTAGDTERRYHLRYYKTCMCVHDTDARGLCTKNGAHCAFAHGAPDLRPPVLDVRELQALDGADGADGDVAAPNALDRERNLMNEDPKWQDTNYVLSSYKTEPCKRPPRLCRQGYACPQYHNSKDKRRSPRKYKYRSTPCPNVKHGEEWGEPSNCEAGDGCGYCHTRTEQQFHPEIYKSTKCNDVQQAGYCPRGLFCAFAHVEPEPAERAELAELLAPANGSGDGSECASTSSGGSSGRAPAAAWPPRAPFDAAVLHEVVGNALDDGALDDPLHLVAALDRELAEPEPAPAASAPVAIPARVRGFSPPPGSPLPPLFRYGSFGGGGFEFGASPGAGGELARLREEVAAARLAAARWDERIAQARSACEAWQRESDEAARSAALAERQRDEALAHAMQLKRELEAARAPRRELRGLPLAALKALQTSARAELEEIEKVLYLETATKCMVCEEQPRSVTLAPCNHYVLCDACAATASECPYCQATLPAKPHHH